The genomic region GGGTCTACGGGCACCGCGTCATGCGGCGCCGCAGCAACGCGATCACGTCAGAGGCGGCGCTGCGCGGCTCGCGCGGTTCCGCGGCGCTGTCCGGCGCCGACTGGGGGCTCGAAGAGGTGCGCCGGCGAACCGACTTCAGCGGTGACGACGAGGCCCGGGTGGTGGGCGCCGCGCTCAGGCTGACCGCCGAGTCGGGCCAACTCCTGTCCATTTGGCGCCAGTCGCCCCTTCGGGTACTGGCGCGGCTGCATCTGGTGGCCGCCGCCGACAAGGGGGAGGCGGTCGGGCGTCCGCGACGGGACGGCGAATCCGTCACGGAGACATCCGCGGCCGCCGCCGCGGGACCGCCGTTGATCGAACTCCCGCTGCCGGACGCGGCCGAGGTCGAGGGCCGTCTCGACGGCCTCGCGCGGCTGGTCATCGCGGGGGGTTCCGCACCCGCCCTGGTGACCGCCGCCATCGTGCACGGCGAACTCCTCGCGCTGCGCCCTTTCGGTTCCCACAACGGCCTGGTCGCGCGCGCGGCCGAACGCATCGTCCTGGTCGGCAGCGGCCTCGACCCCAAGTCCGTCTGCCCGGCGGAGGTCGGTCACGCGGAACTGGGCCGCGCGGCCTACGCGTCGGCCCTCGAAGGCTATGTCTCCGGCACCCCGGAGGGCGTGGCCACCTGGATCGCCCACTGCGGCAAGGCGATCGAACTCGGCGCCAGGGAGTCGACGGCGGTGTGCGAGGCGCTTCAGCGGGGGGCTGCGTAGGTCTGCCTGTCGGTACCAGGGTCCCCAGGTCGCTGGGTGCTCTGGGCCACTGGGTGCTCTGGGGCCACTGGGTCGCCAGGTCCCTGAACAGGGTTGCGGCGGTACGGGATCCGTACCGCCGCTGGCATGTTCACCCGGTTACCAAGCGTCCTCGAGATATTGCCCATCAGGTCGGGAACTGTGCCCGTCGCCTGGTGCGGCTGGCCCGTAATCGACGGGTCGACGTCGCGTGGGTGCCCGGTGTTCATGCGCGGTCCGTGGGGCCTCGGTTGCGTTTGAAGGTGATCCTCTCGGATGTCCTTGGTCTCGCGGGCCGTTAACCCCTTTGTACTCCAGGTCCGGAGGAAGCGGAACCCCTCGCTGTACTTCTTTACTTTTAGGCAGATAGGGAGCGAATCGGGCGCGGATGCGGCCGGTGGATCACACGGCTGCCGCCCGCCGACGGCTCGCGTACCAGACCAGCCCCGCCGTGGCGGCCGCCGCTCCTATGGCCGCGGCGGCAACGAGGGCCGGCCGGGGCGGCACGGACAGACGCTGCTTCAGCCGGACCGGGTGGTGGAAGTCGAGGATGGGCCACGCGCGCGCGGTGGCCTCGCGACGCAGCGCGCGGTCGGGGTTCACGGCGTGCGGATGACCGACCGCCTCGAGCATCGGGATGTCGGTCGCCGAGTCGCTGTAGGCGTAGCAGCGGGAGAGGTCGTACCCCTCCGACGCGGCCAGGTCCATGACGGCCTCGGCCTTCGTCGGACCGTACGCGTAGTACTCCACCTCGCCCGTGAAACAGCCGTCGTCTCCCACGACCATGCGGGTCGCCACCACCCGGTCCGCGCCGAGCAGTTCACCGATGGGCTCGAC from Streptomyces sp. NBC_00878 harbors:
- a CDS encoding oxidoreductase produces the protein MSTTGANADPLAALGSLPGVAESVESVRKAVDRVYGHRVMRRRSNAITSEAALRGSRGSAALSGADWGLEEVRRRTDFSGDDEARVVGAALRLTAESGQLLSIWRQSPLRVLARLHLVAAADKGEAVGRPRRDGESVTETSAAAAAGPPLIELPLPDAAEVEGRLDGLARLVIAGGSAPALVTAAIVHGELLALRPFGSHNGLVARAAERIVLVGSGLDPKSVCPAEVGHAELGRAAYASALEGYVSGTPEGVATWIAHCGKAIELGARESTAVCEALQRGAA
- a CDS encoding HAD family phosphatase, with translation MLDPVENHSLPRTAAFFDLDKTVIAKSSTLTFSKSFYQGGLINRRAVLRTAYAQFVFLAGGADHDQMERMREYLSALCRGWNVQQVKEIVAETLHDLIDPIIYDEAASLIEEHHTAGRDVVIVSTSGAEVVEPIGELLGADRVVATRMVVGDDGCFTGEVEYYAYGPTKAEAVMDLAASEGYDLSRCYAYSDSATDIPMLEAVGHPHAVNPDRALRREATARAWPILDFHHPVRLKQRLSVPPRPALVAAAAIGAAAATAGLVWYASRRRAAAV